Proteins from one Streptomyces sp. NBC_00390 genomic window:
- a CDS encoding AfsR/SARP family transcriptional regulator, whose amino-acid sequence MRTAADSDCPRPEAVTFRTLGTLELRVAGAPVRIGADKQRVLLAMLLAHDGRAVPVPVLIREIWGDDPPPSAVANLRTYVMQLRRHLPAGEARLATSRSGYVLRVDDTDFDIPRFRAKAADARRAVAQRQLPEAAELYTQALALWRGLPLENVTQGPALRGFTQHLSELHLSIVEEQVGVETALGRHGTVIQHLRHVIKLHPLHERLRGRLMLALYSNGDVAAALGAFTEARNALREELGMDPGEELSRLHRAILRRDPALLPGPTATGPAGPTGPAGSAGPQSIPRQLPPESTVFVGRQREIAAAHEALRAGPTTTVSAPTVVFHGQGGFGKSALALGVPPPHIPDTTAEASLRYQSMLAGRRLLIVADNALDASQIRPLIPANNACAVLATSRSSLPTLLATRIAVGTLDETSSVQLLALIGTGERFAREHDATVELARLCGHHALALRIAAARLVARPEWSLAGFAGRLRHRAQRLDELQAEGLSVRACIAQSYRQLLRTPLTGRARSARAFQLLGLFDHDEFDLTDAAALLGTDTRQAAGALDELVDAQLIEPVTENTFRMHELIRLYAAELATPAGMLPHRPLPAVARHKQPYSSSAYVSSPRPGTGSQSRSGVRTKPSRW is encoded by the coding sequence ATGAGAACCGCCGCGGACAGCGACTGTCCGAGACCCGAAGCCGTCACCTTCCGCACACTCGGCACACTCGAACTGCGCGTCGCGGGCGCCCCGGTCCGTATCGGCGCCGACAAACAACGCGTCCTGCTGGCCATGCTCCTCGCCCACGACGGGCGGGCCGTACCCGTCCCCGTGCTCATACGCGAGATCTGGGGCGACGACCCGCCACCGTCGGCCGTGGCCAACCTGCGCACCTACGTGATGCAGTTACGCCGCCATCTCCCGGCGGGCGAAGCGCGGCTTGCCACCTCCCGCTCCGGCTACGTACTGCGCGTCGACGACACCGACTTCGACATCCCCCGCTTCCGCGCCAAGGCCGCGGACGCACGCCGCGCCGTCGCCCAGCGACAACTGCCCGAAGCCGCCGAGCTCTACACCCAGGCACTGGCCCTGTGGCGCGGACTCCCCCTGGAGAACGTCACCCAGGGCCCGGCGCTGCGCGGATTCACCCAGCACCTCAGCGAGCTCCACCTGAGCATCGTGGAGGAACAGGTGGGCGTCGAGACCGCCCTCGGCCGCCACGGCACCGTCATCCAGCACCTGCGTCACGTCATCAAACTCCATCCGCTGCACGAACGGCTCCGCGGACGCCTCATGCTCGCCCTCTACAGCAACGGCGATGTGGCAGCAGCCCTCGGCGCCTTCACCGAAGCCCGCAACGCACTGCGCGAAGAACTCGGCATGGACCCGGGCGAGGAACTCTCCCGGCTCCACCGGGCCATCCTGCGCCGCGACCCGGCCCTGCTGCCCGGACCGACCGCCACCGGACCAGCCGGGCCCACCGGGCCCGCCGGATCCGCCGGGCCCCAGAGCATCCCCCGCCAACTCCCCCCGGAATCAACGGTGTTCGTCGGGCGGCAACGGGAGATCGCAGCCGCACACGAAGCCCTGCGCGCCGGCCCCACCACCACCGTCAGCGCACCGACCGTCGTCTTCCACGGCCAGGGAGGCTTCGGCAAATCGGCCCTCGCACTGGGCGTCCCACCCCCGCACATCCCCGACACCACCGCCGAAGCCTCCCTGCGCTACCAGTCCATGCTCGCCGGCCGCCGCCTGCTGATCGTCGCCGACAACGCGCTCGACGCCTCCCAGATCCGGCCCCTGATCCCGGCCAACAACGCCTGCGCCGTCCTCGCCACCAGCCGCTCCAGCCTGCCGACCCTCCTCGCCACCCGCATCGCCGTCGGCACCCTCGACGAAACGAGCTCCGTCCAGCTCCTGGCCCTGATCGGCACCGGCGAACGCTTCGCCCGCGAACACGACGCCACCGTCGAACTCGCCCGGCTCTGCGGCCACCACGCCCTCGCACTGCGCATCGCCGCGGCCCGTCTGGTCGCCAGACCCGAATGGTCACTCGCAGGCTTCGCCGGCCGGCTGCGCCACCGGGCCCAGCGCCTCGACGAACTCCAGGCCGAAGGCCTCTCCGTACGCGCCTGCATCGCCCAGAGCTACCGCCAACTCCTTCGCACCCCGCTCACCGGCCGCGCCCGCTCCGCACGCGCCTTCCAGCTCCTCGGCCTCTTCGACCACGACGAGTTCGACCTCACCGACGCGGCCGCACTGCTCGGCACCGACACCCGCCAGGCCGCCGGCGCACTCGACGAACTGGTCGACGCCCAGCTCATCGAACCCGTCACCGAGAACACCTTCCGCATGCACGAACTGATCCGCCTGTACGCCGCCGAACTCGCCACGCCCGCAGGCATGCTGCCGCACCGCCCCCTGCCGGCCGTGGCACGCCACAAACAGCCTTACAGCTCCAGCGCGTACGTCAGCAGCCCAAGGCCCGGAACCGGCTCCCAGTCCCGCTCCGGAGTGCGCACAAAACCCAGCCGGTGGTAG
- a CDS encoding S26 family signal peptidase: MTATLATVHIRKSFLVVAVQGSSMAPTLRDGERVVVRRRPLARVSRGDVVVLKPPHTSGPYATDHDGAGWNIKRVAAVPGEPVPDGTAGAGPRTTVPPGSLVVLGDNPDSIDSRHRGFFPGDQLLGTAVRRLGGSRI; encoded by the coding sequence ATGACAGCCACACTTGCCACCGTACACATACGCAAATCATTTCTGGTCGTCGCGGTGCAGGGCAGCAGCATGGCGCCCACCCTGCGAGACGGAGAGCGGGTCGTCGTACGACGCCGTCCACTCGCCCGGGTCAGCCGCGGTGACGTCGTCGTCCTCAAACCACCGCACACCAGCGGCCCGTACGCCACCGACCACGACGGCGCCGGGTGGAACATCAAACGCGTCGCCGCAGTGCCGGGCGAACCCGTCCCGGACGGCACCGCGGGCGCCGGCCCGCGCACGACCGTGCCACCCGGATCCCTCGTCGTACTCGGCGACAACCCCGACAGCATCGACTCCCGCCACCGCGGCTTCTTCCCCGGCGACCAGCTCCTCGGGACCGCGGTACGCCGGCTCGGCGGCAGCCGGATATGA